In Vigna angularis cultivar LongXiaoDou No.4 chromosome 8, ASM1680809v1, whole genome shotgun sequence, the DNA window GATGGCGGAAGTTTTTCAATAACTTCCACTTTGGCTCTGTCAACCTCAATTCCCCTGGAAGAAATTTTATGCCCCAAAACAATACCTTAAGTGACTATAaagtgacatttctcccaatttaGAACAAGGTTGGATTGGGTGCATCTTTTAAGTACAACATCCAAGTTAGACAAACACTCATGAAAGGAACTGCCAAAtgctgaaaaatcatccatgaaaacCTCAATGCACTTTTCTATTAAATCTGCGAAGATGGCTTGCATGCATCTCTGAAacctggagcattacataacccaAACGACATTTTTCTGTAGGCAAAACCTCCAAATGGGCATGTGAAAGTcgtcttctcctggtctttAGGGtccaccacaatttgattgtaacCTGAATATCTATccagaaagcaataaaaagcctGACCTGACAGTCTCTCCAGCATATGATCCATAAACAGAAGGGGAAAGTGATCCTTTCTAGTAGCATTGTTCAACTTCCTGTAGTCAATGCGCATCCTCCATCGTGTAACAGTCCTTGTGGGTATGagctcatttttttcattagaaATAACCGTCATCCCACCTTTTTTTGGTACCACTTGTACTGGGCTTACCCATGCACTGTCAGAAATAGGATAAATAATGCCAGCTTCAAGTAACTTTAGCACTTTTTTCCTCACTTCCTCCTTCATCACTAGATTGAGCCTCTTCTGTGGTTGAGCAACTGGTTTGTACTCATCCTCCATGAAtatcttgtgcatgcaatatGTTGGACTTATACCTTTGAGATTTGAGATTGACCATCCAATAGCTCCTTTGTTGGCTTTGAGtatttctaccaacttttcttcttcttttggaGAGAGAGAATTGTTGATGATAACTGGTTTGTTTCCACCTTCTTCTAGAAACGCATATTTCAAGTGTAGTGGTAACCTCTTCAGCTCCATTTTGCTTACCTTGGCTTTTTCTTCTGTATTTTGCAAAGGaacttttttaaattcttcCAAATCAGTCGTGCATTCATCAATTAgttcctcttctttttcattaaacTCTTCATAGGTGTCAACTAGCATCTCCTCTAAAGAAAGAGTATTACTTGCTTTGTTCTCTTGTATCATACAAATTTCATCAAGAGAATCCAGATGAAAACATTCCTTATCATCTTTTGGGTGAGACATGGCTTTAAAGAcatcaaaatttacttcttcatctttcattctcacctTCAGTTTGCCATTTTccacatcaatcaaaactcttgCTGTTTTCAtgaaaggtctcccaagaataagaggtaCATTCACgtcctcctccatctccatgatGACAAAGTCCACAGGATAAAGAAATTTATCTACCTTCACAAGCACATCTTCAACTTCTCCATTAAGGATATTTCAAGGATCTGTCTGCAAGTTGAAGAGTCATCCGAGTAGGCTTGAGTTCCAACCCTTCAATCTTTTCAAACATGGAGAACGACATGAGATTAATACTGGCTCCCAGATCAATAAGTGTTTTCCCAACAGAGATATTCCTTATAGTGCaaggaatagtgaagcttcctggatctttatacttgtggggggggggggggggggggggggggggggggtaaGAGCTTTTGTATGATAGCACTACAGTTTCCTTGAACTTCAATGGTTTCTTCTTCaatgtactttcttttctttgtaaggaACTCCTTCAAAAATTTAGGATATGAAGGCATTTGTTGCAGAGCCTCAGAGAAGGGTatattaatctccaatttcGTGAAGATTTCAATGAAGctcaaactgtttttctttttccttcctggaataattctttggataaggaaggggTTTTCATaagattcttttttctttctctcatcttcttcctctctcttttttttttcttctctctctttttctttttccctatcatttttatctatttctttttcactcaacctttctttttcttttctctgtttctcttttttctctctctcttctttttctttttcactcaacctcTCATCTAAAAGTTTGCCACTTCTAATAACAACAATGTTGCATTCTTCTCTAGGGTTAGCTTTCATGTTATTCCCCAGATCATCCAACTTCTGAATCATGTGACCGAGCTGCTTCTCTATCCTCTTGAATGCTGCTTGATTACTTTTATGATGAGCATCAGACACCTGCATTAATTGTGGAAGGGTGTCATCCATCTTAGCCCATCTTTCTGATAGAGatggttgttgctgccattgttgttgtccGACAGCTTGTCCAAATTGACCTAATCCCATatttgagtgaggttcccaccagtggttgaaattactttagtggaattgagtgcccatataattaatttcttgtcCGAATTGAATTTTGCAAGCTTAGACATAAAATCCtagaaaataaactaaaataaaaataaaaaaaatagaaataaactaaaataaaatcaaataaaataaagtaaagaaaaaattaattaagaatcacacaaataaaatagtttaaaccatgagtccccggcaacgttgccaaaaacttgttaacaataATTTTGATCTCCAGAAGcgaaaccaaaaacttgttgatggatcggcaagtgtaccaaatcacacaagtaatataaaatggtaagaccaagtatcttATCCCtaaagactctcggcactaaacagttgtgtgataaatcaaataattaagacttaaataaaatgagattgttggttgcaaatgcaaagacataaaattaaatatgaatgcacattgatcaatagtagagtaacacagatggacgaatgttgtttaatatgagatgaatatgttgttgggttagatttcaccaagttccttctcatgtatataagaattcatctttatgcattaatgttaacgtcactcactaaattactcaGAACCCGATCACTcagcgcaataagcctgccttaattcctagttcgtgcaattcctagcgttcctagaaaattaagtatGAAGATCAAAAGCTTAACACGActaagtactcataccctcacccctgagaaatattacccttgggagaattcaacaataacctgaattgtaaggaacctcccgacactcatgcaattcataaatcatgatactaaatgatttaaataaagcaagcattgaaacagatgaattccctaacaattaatgaataaagcatataaattaagaatcaattcaaatacatgagagttcacaaggttacatcattccccaacaacaaatagattttagttccccatagacatggagaaactagatgaacaagggaaaagcatgagatagtaaaaccctaaaagtagaagaggaagctcccgcctccagatctGCCTTTAGAGGGTAGAAGAGTAtgctgttgtgttgctccagccagagatacaaaacataGAAtgcttgggtcctttaaatagagtcggGAAAGAGTAGAAACAAGGCCCGATCCAAAAGAGTCAAAACAGAGCAAAAACTGGGTCGAATCTGCAATGCGCGACGCTCAAGCGCCCCATTTAGGGAACTAgggcggtggacgtcgatttccgtagggcttgagccttcaattggACGCCCGGGCTTCGGTGGTTGACGCTCGGGCAGCCTAGGAGGGAGCCCAGGCGGCGGACGTCGATTTTTCTACGCTCAAGCTTTCTgtagggcgcccaagcttcgtgcggttcccccttctggtgcttttccaagcctttctgagctctatctccttagcacttcatctttgcttcctgtattaactcattttctatcaaaacaaagggaattagttataatatcatcaaattcaacctcaactctcttattcacacaacttaatgaaaaagcatgagtccaagcaagtttttaagtcaaaattacatcacagaacggtattttaaaccgttatcaatGCTCCTGCCAGAAATGAGCAAACTCTGCTTGTTTCTCTGGATTGGAGATCCATCCTTCAAGAGAGGCAAGACGGGGAGCGCGAGGACGACAAGAGGAAGCACCACCACTACGTCTTCTTATGGGCATCCTGCGTCGTGCGTCAACCATTGAGAGTCAAATAGAGTGTTGAAAGGAAATATAAGTAAGTGAGAGTGAGATGTTGTGTAAGCTTGATTTTGGCAGAAATTTGGTGCAATGGGTGGTCATTACTCGATTATGAGGGGGTATTTATAACGGAAGTGAAGAAACTAGTTGTTTATGGCCGTTTATGGTCATTTTTTAACGTTGTAACGACTATTTTTGAACTTGCGTcgagtgataatcaattatcactaacgataatcgattatttcatcAAAAATATCTTCCTAATGGGcgctgataatcgattatcaatgaAGATTATCGATTATTTGTTCATGAAACTCAGATTTTGAAGAACATgcaatgataatcgattatgcactGCAATAATAGATTATTTAGAAATCAAATGATGTTTCTTAAAGACcaaagataatcgattatttgggaATCAAATGATGTTTCTTAAAGACcaaagataatcgattatatcctttatataatcgattattcacgCTGATTTtacgaaaaaaattaaatttttcatgaattttaatCCTAAGACATACCTAAAACTCCAAAATCTCGTCTAAGATCATAAAACCTATCCTTGGGTAATGCCTTAGTGAAGATATCAGCTAAGTGATGCATTGTGTTAATGTATTATATTGTGCAATCATCCTTTTGAATGTGGTCTCTCAAGAAATGATGTCTAATTTGTATGTGTTTAGTTTTGGAATGCATTATAGGGTTCTTAGTCAGGTTTATGGGACTAGCGTTATCACATTTTagaggaatgtgatcaaggaagatatcaaaatctTCCAGTTGTTGTTTCTTCCATAAAATTTGGGCACAATAGTTGCCAACGACAAGACTACACacgcttgtttctttgagtgccaAGATACCAAAGAACAACCCAAAAAATAACATGTTCTAGTAGTAtttttcctatcaattttacagcccCCATAATCAACATCAGAATATCCTATTAAACTAGGTGTTACATCAAaaggataccataaaccaaaaaAGGCAGTCcctttaaggtatttcaaaCACATATactctgcataatatctggtctactagctgTGAGGTATATCAATGATCCTATCATACCATTGttacttttacttttaccatCTTTATATGAATAACAAGAGATTGTCATGGGGATGTTAGCTTCTTTAGAGGTTTCCATTTCAAACTTTCTAAGAACTTCTCTATAATATTTGGATTGGGAGAGAAAGGTTCCCCCttccattttgttttatttgtagtcctaataaaaagtttaattccCCTATCATAGATGTTTCAAACCTACCTTGCATTATGTTAGCAAATCCCTCACTTAAAGAATCATCAGTTGACCCAAATATGATATCATCTACATATACCTGAACAAGCAAAATATGacttcctactttcttaataaacaaggttgaatcaacctttcctctagagaagtcattttcaatcaaaaacgtactaagtctttcataccaagacttACGTTCCTATTTTAAGGTCATACAATTCCTTTTTCAGTTTAtaaacatgatcaggaaatttaaaatcCTCAAACCCAAGAGATTGACTAACATACACTTCCTcctttataaaatcatttagaaACGCATACTTTACATCCATTTGACATAATTTAAACTTCATTAAGGATGCATAAGCAAGTAAAAGTCTAAATGTTTCTAACCTGGCTATCGgggcatatgtctcatcatagtCTATACCTTCATCTTGAAAGTATCCTTTAGCAACAAGTCTTGCTTtgttcttggtgatgtttccatcttcatccaatTTGTTTCTGAACACCCACTTTGTACCAATTACTTGATAATGCTCTTCTCTAGGAATGAGTTCccaaacatcattcctttcaaattggttCAATTCTTCTTGCATAACAATGcaccatttttcatcttgaagagcttcatTTATGTTCTTTGGTTCTATTCGAGACACAAAAGTAATtgttagacaaaaattatttaaattatgtcttGTAGTTACCCCTTTTGAGATGtctccaatgatgttgtccaaagaGAGGCCACGTGGTTGTTGATAGCTTCTTTGTTCAATTTCTTGATGCACAATTGGATCTTCAGAGTGAGCATTCTCATTTAAGTACATCTCTGGAAGAGCTTCCCTTAAATAgtcctcatcacctgcaataGGCTTGTTTGACTCAAGAGAATTAGCATCAAATTTTCATAAGttatctttaccattattcaGGACAAAGCATTTGCAACCAAAATTTTTCAAATGTGAcacatttggttttcttcctttaaaaagttcataaggagttaACTTTAGAATAGGCTTAATGAACATTTTGTTCAACACATAACAAGGAGTATTAACCCCATCAGCCCAAAAATATTTTGGCACATTAGACTCATTCAATAAAGTTCTAGCCAAGTCTTCTAAGGATCTATTTTTCCTTGCAACaaccccattttgttggggagctCTGGGAGCAGGAAAATTATGAGTTATGCCATGTTCATcacaaaacattttcaaaagactcatttttaaattttccacCATGATGAGTTCTCAAAGTCttgattttcaaatccttttcattttgaactctATTAGCAAAAgttttgaatgctttaaaaaCTTCACTTTTCAAAGTCAAAAAGaatgtccaagtaaatctagtgTAGTCATCTACAATCTCAAGTGCAtaatagtttccaccaaaaaTCTTAATTCTACAAGGACCAAAAAATCtatatgcaaaagttctaaaggcTTTGATGTAGAAATCATGCATTTAGATGAAAAAGAAGCTTtggtttgttttcctttttgacaAGCTGCACGTAGtttgtctttctcaaattttaatttaggcAAACAAATCACAAGATCTTTAGAAATCAgtttattcaaatgttgcatGTGAATGCATGCAGCCcttttatgccatagccaaggGTTTTCCTCTTTTGCAACTAAACATGATATGTTATTACTAGATGCAATCTCAATGTCaatcaaatatatgttattatgtCTAACACCTTGTAATGCTATTTCAGaagaattcttaaaataaacaatGCATTTATCAGTTTCAAGGGTTACCTTAAGACCTTTGTCACAAAGCTGACTTATGCTTGGAGGTTGTGCTGAGCCCTTCATCGTACAACACATCTTTGATGGTCAATGTATTTCCTCCTCCAATTATTCTTCCTTTGTTGTCATCCCCATATGTAACAAATcattgcttcttcttctcaaaggATATGAACCTCTTCTTGTCTCTAGTCATTtgtcttgaacaaccactgtcaagGTACCACCATGACTTCTTTAACTTGGAaggttcctacaaaacaagttGAGCAAGAATTTTAGGTCCCCCATCtcattatgggtccttggggttagtatAAACAAAGAAGCATTGCTTACAATTTTAACCCATGCATACTTTCCATTTGACACACCAAAATGgttaatgttgcatttgttagatgtatggcCATGCTTCATGCAATAAAAGCAACAAACACAGTGCagtttatttttcacaaaaccGTGTTTTGTTAGAATGGATggactttgtttctcaacaccaagaggggaagggggggggggggggggggggggaggggttgaattggtgttttataaaaactttcactttttaaaactttttcgcAAACAATGATGTTCCTAAAACCTTTATTGTGCAACAATCAAACGTAAGCAGTAAAACAGTATGCGAAAAtgtgaatgcaaatgcaaaaagaaagagatagggagaagaaaagaaaactcagtttttatactagttcgacctcaatgcctacatccagtcaccctcccaatcaaccttagattggagagtaattcactataatgatcagaGTATTACAACTAAGGCTTTATAGAGCAACTctcaaatgtaaacacctcacaaactctcaatcaaatatagaacaaCAAAACCTGCCAACATAGAACAACTCGTCCCTGTTACAGCAAACCTTTGAGATatcccctctcaaagtcaagagtaAACCACTCTTCTTCTGATGCCACACGTATAGGGAAACAACAAATCCAAGATTGTAAGTCTTCTCTCCTAATCAATCAAGATGCACCTTCAGATGTGCTGAAATGATCAGTCTATACAGTCCAGTAATCTACTTCACAAGAATTCTTAAAGATCTATCAAACTCTCacgttcttgattcttggagtcTTTTAGTAATTTGTAAACTTTCTAAACTCAATTACAATCAGATATGACAATATTAGAATgatcaaaagttcttacagaaaacAATtaatgcgtcaatatatagtttatatcaATCTTGACGCAAACTAATCGATTACcaaacttatgtaatcggttacattaaatAGATGTAATAGAAATACAACCAATTCAGCTCCTAATTGAATACACAATAATGCAATCGACTCTCATTAAATGCTGgtcaaacacatttaaaaatatgaccgttataacAGTTATGACACACATAAGTCAGTTTTCAAACATAAtatacttaattgaatacacaaagcatgtaatcgattaagctttaacacttagatgatttttgaaaacttttctttctaaaaacacatcacaacacatttcaaaaagatatgtgcaaacacacgagttttaatcgattcactaactaatgtaattgattcaaaactagttgttttgccTTAGTTCAAAACTCAAGTTGTCTaatgaccttaattgattatcacaacattgtaatcgattaagtcatGGAGATATGCTTTTGTGCATGTGGTTTTAATATCACAGAAGCATAAATTATGCATACATAGATATAATCACTTCACAAACACAATAGTATGAACATAGTATGTCCAACAAATGTGATAAACATAATATGTGCATATTACACAGTAAGCATGTACACACTTAACATATAACACAATACAGAAACATTCTGTTGTGACATGAAAACattcatgtgtttttattatcaatgtgttgtcatcatcaaaaaccaacatATAGGGATTGGGTTCAGCTAACAcaatgctccccctatcaacacctttttcaacccaaactctacgagttcttttAACTTGAGATTTCTTATGTTGATGCATGTTCTTGTTTTTAAAGTTGcttttttaaaaccattttGAGCATGCGACACAGATTTCGTAGCTTTAGTGAGCAAATTTTCAAGAATATCTATGTCCAAAATGTGACTTTTACTAGATAAACATTCAACAGATTTTTCAATCACATTAGGATCATATTCTTTCATTTCAAGATTACTAGTCTTATTTCTTAGGATGACCTCTTTATCTAATGCTTTTTCATATTTCAGCTTTAATTCATGAAATTCCTTTTTTAACATCTTATGTGCAACATCcaatttttcaaattcattcattaactcaaagaaagctttttgtaaatctaattcactagattcaaagCTAGAATTACTTACTTGAC includes these proteins:
- the LOC128193760 gene encoding uncharacterized protein LOC128193760, translating into MEMEEDVNVPLILGRPFMKTARVLIDVENGKLKVRMKDEEVNFDVFKAMSHPKDDKECFHLDSLDEICMIQENKASNTLSLEEMLVDTYEEFNEKEEELIDECTTDLEEFKKVPLQNTEEKAKVSKMELKRLPLHLKYAFLEEGGNKPVIINNSLSPKEEEKLVEILKANKGAIGWSISNLKGISPTYCMHKIFMEDEYKPVAQPQKRLNLVMKEEVRKKVLKLLEAGIIYPISDSAWVSPVQVVPKKGGMTVISNEKNELIPTRTVTRWRMRIDYRKLNNATRKDHFPLLFMDHMLERLSGQAFYCFLDRYSGYNQIVVDPKDQEKTTFTCPFGGFAYRKMSFGLCNAPGFRDACKPSSQI